Proteins found in one Limnothrix sp. FACHB-406 genomic segment:
- a CDS encoding DMT family protein: MWNLIGLLMISNIFMTFAWYGHLKDLKTAPLWVAIVVSWLIAFLEYCFQVPANRLGTQYFNLPQLKVLQEVITMVVFAGFSVWYMKVPVTRNYFLAAMLLAGAAYLIFSDQTKS; encoded by the coding sequence ATGTGGAACCTCATTGGCTTATTGATGATTTCCAATATTTTTATGACCTTTGCTTGGTATGGTCATTTAAAAGATTTGAAGACTGCACCCCTGTGGGTTGCAATTGTCGTAAGTTGGCTGATCGCCTTTCTAGAATATTGTTTTCAAGTACCTGCCAATCGCCTGGGCACGCAATACTTTAATCTACCGCAACTCAAGGTTTTGCAGGAAGTTATTACGATGGTGGTGTTCGCTGGATTTAGCGTTTGGTATATGAAAGTTCCTGTGACACGCAATTACTTTCTGGCTGCTATGTTGCTAGCGGGTGCTGCTTATTTGATTTTTAGTGATCAAACCAAATCTTAA
- the rplT gene encoding 50S ribosomal protein L20, which yields MARVKRGNVARKRRKKILKLAKGFRGSHSRLFRTANQQVMKALRSAYRDRRRRKRDFRRLWIARINAAARINGTSYSQLVGNLKKADILLNRKMLAQLAVLDPEVFGKVAEAAKAKAAG from the coding sequence ATGGCACGTGTTAAGCGCGGCAATGTTGCTCGCAAACGCCGCAAAAAGATTCTGAAGCTCGCCAAGGGCTTCCGTGGTTCCCACTCGCGTCTGTTCCGCACCGCTAACCAGCAGGTAATGAAGGCCCTGCGGAGCGCCTATCGCGATCGCCGTCGCCGCAAGCGCGATTTCCGTCGCCTGTGGATTGCACGGATCAACGCTGCTGCTCGGATCAATGGCACGAGCTATAGCCAATTGGTGGGCAACCTGAAGAAGGCTGATATTCTGTTGAACCGGAAAATGCTGGCCCAGTTGGCTGTTCTGGATCCTGAAGTGTTTGGCAAGGTGGCCGAAGCTGCCAAGGCAAAAGCTGCGGGCTAA
- the gpmI gene encoding 2,3-bisphosphoglycerate-independent phosphoglycerate mutase — protein MVESTVSPVVLIILDGWGYREDRNGNAIAEAKTPIVDSLWAAYPHTLIRTSGKAVGLPEGQMGNSEVGHLNIGAGRIVPQELVRISDAVEDDSILSNPALVATCQQVKASGGKLHLIGLCSDGGVHSHLDHVAGLLKLATQQGITEVCIHAITDGRDTQPNSGIEFLTRLQGLIDDAGVGQITTVSGRYYAMDRDRRWDRVQKAYQVMATEGEVDGRSPVQILQDSYAEKVFDEFILPVRVAPGAVAAQDGVIFFNFRPDRARQLTQAFMDPQFDGFERELVQPIHFVTFTQYDPELPVAVAFAPQDLKNILGEVLANHRLRQFRAAETEKYAHVTYFFNGGLEDPFEGEDRVLIPSPMVPTYDRAPAMSADAVTDAVVSAIQKEVYSLVVVNYANPDMVGHTGQMEAAIQAIETVDRCLGRVLTAVSKVGGTVLITADHGNAEYMFDEAGNPWTAHTTNRVPFIVVEGERRKVVGHGCDVQLRDDGCLADIAPTILQLLNLPQPSEMTGKSIVAPAAYEAKLNRTPVTVGV, from the coding sequence ATGGTGGAGTCAACTGTCTCCCCTGTCGTGCTGATCATTCTTGACGGCTGGGGCTACCGCGAAGATCGCAACGGTAATGCGATTGCCGAAGCGAAAACCCCGATCGTTGATAGCCTTTGGGCAGCCTATCCCCACACACTGATCCGCACATCAGGTAAGGCGGTTGGCCTGCCCGAGGGGCAAATGGGTAACTCCGAAGTGGGCCACCTGAACATTGGTGCGGGTCGGATTGTGCCCCAAGAGTTGGTTCGCATTTCCGATGCCGTTGAAGACGATTCAATTTTGAGCAATCCTGCCCTGGTCGCCACCTGTCAGCAGGTTAAAGCCAGTGGCGGCAAGCTCCATCTGATTGGCCTTTGTTCCGATGGGGGTGTGCATTCTCATTTGGATCATGTGGCCGGGTTGCTGAAGCTGGCAACGCAACAGGGAATCACGGAAGTCTGTATTCACGCCATCACCGATGGTCGCGACACCCAGCCCAACAGTGGCATTGAGTTTCTGACTCGACTGCAAGGGCTGATTGATGACGCGGGGGTGGGTCAAATCACGACGGTTTCCGGGCGCTACTACGCGATGGATCGCGATCGCCGCTGGGATCGGGTGCAAAAGGCCTACCAGGTGATGGCAACGGAGGGTGAAGTGGATGGGCGATCGCCCGTGCAGATCCTTCAGGACTCCTACGCGGAAAAGGTTTTTGATGAGTTCATTCTGCCGGTGCGGGTGGCTCCGGGGGCCGTGGCGGCCCAAGACGGCGTAATTTTCTTCAATTTCCGTCCCGATCGGGCGCGGCAGCTCACCCAAGCGTTCATGGATCCTCAGTTTGATGGGTTTGAGCGCGAACTGGTGCAACCGATCCATTTCGTCACATTCACCCAATATGATCCCGAGCTACCCGTGGCCGTGGCCTTCGCGCCGCAGGATCTGAAAAACATTTTGGGTGAGGTGTTGGCGAATCATCGCCTCCGCCAGTTTCGAGCCGCCGAAACGGAAAAATATGCCCATGTCACCTACTTCTTCAATGGTGGTTTGGAAGATCCCTTTGAAGGAGAAGATCGGGTGCTGATCCCGAGTCCGATGGTGCCAACTTACGATCGCGCGCCGGCCATGTCTGCGGACGCGGTAACCGATGCGGTGGTTTCCGCCATTCAAAAGGAGGTCTACTCCTTGGTGGTGGTGAACTATGCCAATCCAGACATGGTGGGCCACACCGGACAGATGGAAGCGGCCATTCAGGCCATTGAAACGGTTGATCGCTGTTTGGGCCGGGTGTTAACGGCGGTTTCCAAGGTGGGCGGCACGGTGCTGATCACCGCTGACCACGGGAATGCGGAATACATGTTCGATGAGGCGGGTAATCCCTGGACGGCCCACACCACTAACCGTGTCCCATTCATCGTGGTGGAAGGGGAGCGCCGCAAGGTGGTCGGCCATGGCTGCGATGTTCAGTTGCGGGATGATGGTTGCTTGGCGGATATTGCGCCGACGATTCTGCAATTGCTGAATTTGCCCCAGCCCTCTGAAATGACGGGCAAGTCGATCGTAGCTCCGGCGGCCTATGAAGCCAAGTTGAATCGCACGCCGGTCACGGTAGGCGTTTAG
- the secG gene encoding preprotein translocase subunit SecG, which yields MLTTILEIIWALSALGLVVFVLLHSPKGDGLGGIGGQAQLFSSTKSAEATLNRITWTLALVFMGLAVVLSAGWLKG from the coding sequence ATGTTGACCACGATTTTGGAAATAATCTGGGCCCTGTCTGCCCTCGGTTTGGTGGTGTTTGTGCTGTTGCACAGCCCCAAGGGTGACGGTCTCGGCGGCATTGGCGGCCAAGCTCAACTGTTTTCGAGCACCAAGAGCGCGGAAGCCACGCTAAATCGCATTACCTGGACGCTGGCTTTGGTGTTCATGGGTTTGGCGGTGGTGCTGAGTGCCGGCTGGCTGAAGGGTTAG
- a CDS encoding PAP/fibrillin family protein, giving the protein MLGKSDLLAALVGQNLGLKTTTSDKAAILALITRLEERNPTPSPIEQPAKLAGDWQLLYTTSRELLGINRPPIANLGAIYQCIRPDRQTIYNLAELNNNFPWLEGYVAVAARFEALSAVRVAVRFQRIVVGSQRLANYRQITDWVDRAEQGDRFRALNFTLNPVQQQGWLDVTYLDDDLRIGRGNEGSVFVLRRV; this is encoded by the coding sequence ATGCTGGGAAAATCAGATTTGCTTGCGGCCCTGGTGGGTCAAAACTTGGGTTTAAAAACCACGACCTCGGACAAGGCGGCTATTTTGGCGCTGATCACGCGGCTGGAGGAACGCAACCCAACCCCCAGCCCGATCGAGCAGCCGGCCAAGCTCGCGGGCGATTGGCAACTGCTTTACACCACCAGTCGAGAACTATTGGGTATTAATCGCCCCCCGATCGCCAATTTGGGCGCGATTTATCAATGCATTCGCCCCGATCGACAAACGATCTATAACTTGGCGGAACTCAACAACAACTTCCCTTGGCTGGAGGGCTATGTGGCGGTGGCAGCCCGGTTCGAGGCTTTGTCGGCGGTGCGGGTGGCGGTGCGTTTTCAGCGAATTGTGGTGGGTTCCCAGCGGTTAGCGAACTATCGCCAAATTACCGATTGGGTCGATCGGGCTGAACAGGGCGATCGGTTTCGAGCACTGAATTTCACCTTGAACCCCGTCCAGCAACAGGGTTGGTTAGACGTGACCTATTTGGATGATGATTTGCGAATTGGTCGGGGCAACGAAGGAAGCGTGTTTGTGCTGCGGCGAGTCTAG
- a CDS encoding DUF3134 domain-containing protein, which translates to MNTPALREEPRRARAGVIPAQTNASILDWLESSGRLRDRDERDFEYNERDEEIADMLVGEETGYELDDDDDMASDEP; encoded by the coding sequence ATGAACACTCCTGCTTTGCGTGAAGAACCGCGCCGTGCTCGTGCGGGCGTGATCCCGGCCCAAACCAACGCTTCGATCTTGGACTGGCTGGAATCATCAGGTCGGCTGCGCGATCGCGATGAACGGGACTTTGAGTACAACGAGCGCGACGAAGAAATCGCCGATATGCTCGTGGGCGAAGAAACGGGCTACGAGCTGGATGACGACGATGACATGGCCAGCGACGAACCCTAG
- a CDS encoding peptidase, whose product MGGVSRNRQRWQSAMVYGAIALCGVLSSWVWSGLGIGGLADRGGDSLAQATEPLPALLSQLPPPQVHPLPTRLQQWRDRPAAQSRLVPPRNGAGDDFDPDSSSPDYFDQIEPSIVGHLIWSQFPITVALAPTPPRAAAWRKAVTQAITDWQPYLSLQLLDAGDSTPADITIALGNPTLRNAAGLPRAANARTTYEFYWDLRGDRPRLAHRFTMLLRGDRAFAQLLGTARHELGHALGIWGHSPNPQDALYAAAVANPPPISDRDLNTLVKIYEQPTRLGWPLN is encoded by the coding sequence ATGGGTGGGGTGTCCCGCAACCGACAACGATGGCAGAGCGCGATGGTCTATGGGGCGATCGCGCTCTGCGGTGTTTTGAGCAGTTGGGTCTGGAGTGGTCTGGGAATTGGGGGGCTAGCCGATCGGGGGGGTGATTCGCTCGCCCAAGCAACGGAACCACTGCCGGCCCTGCTCTCCCAACTACCACCGCCCCAGGTACACCCGTTGCCAACCCGTTTGCAACAGTGGCGCGATCGCCCGGCGGCCCAATCAAGACTTGTTCCGCCGCGTAACGGGGCCGGGGATGACTTCGACCCAGATTCCTCTAGTCCAGATTACTTCGACCAAATTGAACCCTCGATCGTGGGTCACCTGATCTGGTCGCAGTTTCCGATCACCGTTGCCCTTGCCCCCACACCGCCCCGCGCGGCAGCTTGGCGCAAGGCCGTGACCCAGGCGATCACCGATTGGCAACCCTATCTATCGCTGCAACTGCTGGACGCTGGGGATTCAACCCCGGCCGACATCACCATCGCCCTGGGCAATCCCACCCTGCGCAATGCGGCCGGTTTGCCCCGAGCCGCCAACGCCCGCACCACCTATGAGTTCTATTGGGATCTACGGGGCGATCGCCCCCGACTAGCCCACCGATTTACGATGCTGTTGCGGGGCGATCGCGCGTTTGCTCAACTGTTGGGCACGGCTCGCCATGAGTTGGGCCATGCCCTGGGAATTTGGGGCCACAGTCCTAATCCCCAAGACGCGCTTTATGCCGCCGCCGTGGCCAATCCGCCCCCCATTTCCGATCGGGATCTGAACACCCTAGTAAAAATCTATGAGCAACCCACCCGCCTCGGTTGGCCATTAAACTAG
- the tatC gene encoding twin-arginine translocase subunit TatC: MTASSDLDQPHITPPAMPSPEPIDPIDPNDELPDEVEMSLFEHLEELRSRLFAALGVVVLAMGLCFVFVRPIVRLLEAPANGVKFLQLTPGEFFFVSIEVTGYSGLLLATPYILYQIIQFVLPGLTRRERRLVLPAVVGSSVLFIMGLVFGYQALVPAALNFFVSYGGDVVEQAWSIEKYFKFVLLLLFSTALTFQIPVLQVMLGLLGVVSSGQMLAGWRYVLLGAVILGAVLTPSTDPLTQGLLSGAVLGLYFSGVGVLRLLGR, translated from the coding sequence ATGACCGCTTCCTCTGACCTCGACCAGCCCCACATCACCCCGCCGGCCATGCCGTCGCCCGAGCCGATCGACCCGATCGACCCCAATGATGAGCTGCCCGATGAAGTGGAAATGTCCCTTTTTGAGCACCTAGAGGAGTTGCGATCGCGCCTCTTTGCGGCCTTGGGGGTGGTGGTGCTGGCGATGGGCCTTTGCTTCGTCTTTGTCCGGCCGATCGTGCGACTGTTGGAAGCACCGGCCAATGGGGTGAAGTTCCTGCAACTGACACCCGGTGAATTTTTCTTTGTCTCGATCGAGGTCACTGGCTACTCGGGTTTGCTGCTGGCAACCCCCTACATCCTTTACCAAATTATTCAGTTCGTCCTGCCCGGCCTCACCCGGCGCGAGCGGCGGTTAGTGCTGCCCGCCGTTGTGGGATCCAGCGTCCTGTTCATCATGGGGCTAGTGTTTGGTTACCAAGCCCTTGTGCCAGCGGCCCTCAACTTCTTCGTGAGCTATGGCGGCGATGTGGTCGAACAGGCTTGGTCGATCGAGAAATACTTTAAATTTGTGCTGCTTTTGCTCTTCAGCACGGCCCTCACCTTCCAAATACCCGTTTTGCAAGTGATGCTGGGTTTATTGGGAGTGGTTTCCTCGGGGCAAATGCTGGCGGGGTGGCGCTACGTGCTGTTGGGCGCGGTGATCCTGGGCGCGGTGCTGACTCCCTCCACCGATCCCTTGACCCAGGGACTCTTGAGCGGCGCAGTCCTTGGCTTGTATTTCAGTGGTGTTGGGGTGTTGCGCCTGCTGGGTCGTTAA
- a CDS encoding ABC transporter permease, with protein sequence MKWWQKLKGSPLARWGAIVLGLLYTVALFAEFVAPYDPYSVQAQGGLLPPTVIHWQDQAGQFLGPHVYPTTLGATDLQTGDRPLRVDRSQPSRLRLLTTGPEYRLWGLIPARWHLFGTDGPGRWNVLGTDEQGRDQFSRLVYGSRISLSIGLVGIAISFPIGLLVGGISGYFGGWIDSTIMRLTEVLMTIPGIYLLVALAAVLPPGLSSAQRFFLIVAITSFISWSGLARVIRGQVLSIKERPFVQAARAMGAGTLRIVVLHVLPQTATYTIISATLAVPSFIVAESVLSLVGLGIQQPDPSWGNLLSLGTNASILTLQPWLVWPPAIAVVLTVLSFNLLGDGLRDALDPRSTERSSRLSE encoded by the coding sequence ATGAAATGGTGGCAAAAGCTGAAGGGAAGTCCGCTGGCACGCTGGGGCGCGATCGTGCTCGGATTGCTTTACACCGTTGCCCTGTTTGCGGAGTTTGTGGCTCCCTATGACCCCTACAGCGTCCAAGCGCAGGGGGGCCTGCTGCCACCCACGGTGATTCATTGGCAGGATCAGGCTGGGCAGTTTTTGGGGCCCCATGTTTATCCCACAACGCTGGGGGCAACGGATTTGCAGACGGGCGATCGCCCTTTGCGGGTGGATCGATCGCAGCCTTCTCGACTGCGACTGCTAACCACGGGCCCTGAATACCGGCTTTGGGGATTGATCCCCGCTCGGTGGCATCTGTTTGGCACCGATGGGCCCGGGCGCTGGAACGTGTTAGGAACCGATGAGCAAGGGCGCGATCAGTTCAGTCGCTTGGTCTATGGCAGCCGCATCAGCCTCAGCATTGGACTAGTAGGAATTGCAATTTCTTTCCCGATCGGGCTGTTAGTTGGCGGCATTTCTGGCTACTTTGGCGGCTGGATTGACAGCACAATCATGCGGCTCACGGAAGTGCTGATGACCATTCCGGGCATTTACCTGTTGGTGGCTTTGGCTGCCGTCTTGCCCCCCGGCCTGAGCAGTGCCCAGCGGTTCTTCCTGATTGTGGCCATCACATCATTCATCAGTTGGTCGGGCCTGGCACGGGTGATTCGCGGCCAAGTGTTGTCCATCAAGGAGCGGCCCTTTGTGCAGGCGGCCCGAGCCATGGGGGCCGGGACTCTCCGGATTGTGGTGCTTCATGTGTTGCCCCAAACGGCCACTTACACGATTATTTCCGCAACTTTGGCCGTGCCGAGTTTCATTGTGGCGGAATCGGTGTTGAGCTTGGTGGGGCTGGGGATTCAGCAGCCCGATCCTTCCTGGGGCAATCTGTTGTCTTTGGGAACCAATGCTTCGATTTTGACATTGCAGCCTTGGTTGGTTTGGCCCCCGGCGATCGCGGTGGTGCTGACAGTGCTGTCCTTTAATTTGTTGGGTGATGGGCTACGGGATGCTTTGGATCCACGCAGCACGGAGCGATCGAGCCGCTTGAGTGAATAG
- the rpmI gene encoding 50S ribosomal protein L35, translating to MPKLKTRKAAAKRFRKTGSGKFARRSALRSHLLEKKSAVRKRRLAGAALVHERDADNVQLMLPYL from the coding sequence ATGCCTAAACTCAAAACTCGCAAAGCTGCCGCCAAGCGCTTTCGCAAGACCGGTAGCGGTAAATTTGCCCGCCGGAGCGCCCTGCGTAGCCACCTTCTAGAAAAGAAGAGCGCTGTTCGTAAGCGTCGTTTGGCCGGTGCGGCTCTGGTGCACGAGCGCGATGCAGACAACGTGCAACTCATGTTGCCTTATCTCTAA
- a CDS encoding tetratricopeptide repeat protein has protein sequence MEGSVGIVYISILVGLLSIVAFFVLRQVFKTRRLENTLSRLQKAASSGEAGAQAFYELGSIYMDKKMYGQAIEQFQRSLKKGEEESTDNLAIVYNALGFAYVAQEQFDLAIRQYKEAVKLNGGYVTAWNNLGFAYEKKQLVKQALEAYEAALAADPKNDVAKRRLESLQKRA, from the coding sequence ATGGAAGGCTCAGTTGGTATTGTCTATATTTCAATTTTGGTGGGGCTGCTGTCGATCGTGGCCTTTTTTGTACTGCGTCAGGTGTTCAAAACTCGTCGCCTAGAAAATACCCTCAGCCGCTTGCAAAAAGCCGCCAGCAGTGGGGAAGCAGGTGCTCAGGCGTTTTATGAACTGGGCAGTATTTACATGGATAAAAAAATGTATGGCCAGGCGATCGAGCAATTCCAGCGATCGCTCAAGAAAGGTGAAGAAGAATCCACCGATAACTTGGCCATTGTTTACAACGCTTTGGGATTTGCCTACGTGGCCCAAGAGCAGTTTGATTTGGCCATTCGGCAATACAAAGAAGCCGTCAAACTCAACGGCGGCTACGTGACCGCCTGGAATAACTTGGGATTTGCCTACGAGAAAAAACAACTGGTGAAGCAAGCCTTGGAAGCCTATGAAGCAGCCTTGGCGGCCGATCCCAAAAATGATGTGGCGAAGCGCCGTCTGGAGTCATTGCAAAAGCGCGCATAA
- a CDS encoding thioredoxin domain-containing protein → MPNRLASSQSLYLQKHANNPIDWWPWCEEALAQAKQENKPIFLSIGYSSCHWCTVMEGEAFSDPAIADYLNANFLPIKVDREERPDIDSIYMQALQMMITQGGWPLNIWLDPYDLVPFYGGTYFPVEPRYGRPGFLQLLQALRDHYDQQPEQVAQIKGQILAALQPTVDLATGANLFDRTLVEQGWQENAAVLAEGRSSNRFPMIPYADFVLRGYRVTSPEPWSDQIPEALRPSLQRGVALALGGINDHVGGGFHRYTVDPTWTVPHFEKMLYDNGQIVEFLANLWSAGAQDPSLRSGIFGAIDWLRREMTNPDGGFYAAQDADSFTDPAAAEPEEGAFYVWGWDELESLLEPEALSALVEQFTVSVPGNFEGVNVLQRRSGGTLPDGVTEALDRLFTVRYGQPRAQLAQFPPARNATEAKTVAWPGRIPAVTDTKAIAAWNGLMIAGLARVAAVFQDLPAYQLAAGAARFLQTHHGAGDRFYRLNYDGRPAIRVQAEDYAEVIRSLLELHQAATALIATGQITPSEADQWLALATQLQAEFDQHLWDADHGGYFNADDRPDLIIRERSIIDNATPAANGTALGNLVRLALLTENLTYLDRAEQGFRSFHRFLDEHPRACPSLLAALDQFQRPVLVRAKAETLTLLAQQYLPTTVLRLDQQLPQGAIALVCKGLTCLPAATDQAQLWSLLKQCQG, encoded by the coding sequence ATGCCTAATCGCCTTGCTAGTAGCCAGAGTTTATATCTACAAAAACACGCGAATAATCCCATTGACTGGTGGCCTTGGTGTGAGGAAGCCCTTGCTCAAGCGAAACAGGAAAATAAACCGATTTTTTTGTCCATTGGCTATTCCAGTTGCCATTGGTGCACGGTGATGGAGGGTGAAGCCTTTTCAGATCCGGCGATCGCGGATTATCTGAATGCGAATTTCTTGCCCATTAAGGTCGATCGGGAAGAGCGCCCCGACATCGACAGCATCTATATGCAAGCGCTGCAAATGATGATTACCCAAGGGGGCTGGCCGTTGAATATTTGGCTGGATCCCTACGATTTAGTGCCGTTTTATGGGGGAACCTATTTTCCGGTGGAGCCGCGCTATGGCCGGCCAGGATTTTTGCAATTGTTGCAAGCGCTGCGCGATCACTACGACCAGCAGCCGGAGCAAGTGGCCCAAATTAAGGGGCAAATTCTGGCGGCCCTGCAACCAACGGTGGATTTGGCGACGGGGGCCAATTTGTTCGATCGCACCCTGGTTGAGCAAGGTTGGCAGGAAAATGCAGCGGTTTTGGCCGAAGGGCGATCGAGCAATCGGTTTCCAATGATTCCCTATGCGGATTTTGTGTTGCGGGGCTATCGGGTCACCAGTCCCGAGCCTTGGAGCGACCAAATTCCAGAAGCCCTGCGCCCCAGTTTGCAACGGGGGGTGGCCCTGGCCCTGGGCGGCATCAACGACCATGTGGGCGGCGGCTTTCATCGCTACACCGTTGATCCCACCTGGACAGTGCCCCATTTTGAAAAAATGCTCTACGACAATGGGCAAATCGTGGAGTTTTTGGCGAATCTGTGGAGTGCGGGGGCCCAAGATCCCTCCCTGCGATCGGGAATTTTTGGGGCGATCGACTGGCTCCGCCGTGAAATGACCAATCCCGATGGCGGCTTCTATGCGGCCCAAGATGCCGACAGCTTCACCGATCCCGCAGCGGCGGAACCGGAAGAAGGTGCATTTTACGTTTGGGGCTGGGATGAGCTGGAATCCCTGCTGGAACCAGAAGCCCTCTCGGCATTGGTGGAACAGTTCACGGTTTCAGTGCCGGGCAACTTTGAAGGTGTGAATGTGTTGCAGCGGCGATCGGGCGGAACCTTGCCGGATGGGGTGACAGAGGCGCTCGATCGCCTGTTCACGGTGCGTTACGGCCAGCCCCGCGCCCAGTTGGCCCAATTTCCACCCGCCCGCAACGCCACCGAGGCGAAAACCGTCGCTTGGCCCGGTCGCATTCCCGCTGTCACCGACACCAAAGCGATCGCCGCTTGGAATGGTTTGATGATTGCCGGGTTGGCCCGGGTGGCCGCCGTGTTTCAGGACTTGCCCGCCTACCAGTTAGCTGCCGGAGCGGCCCGCTTTTTGCAAACTCATCACGGTGCGGGCGATCGCTTCTATCGGCTGAACTACGACGGACGACCGGCGATCAGGGTCCAAGCAGAAGACTACGCCGAAGTGATCCGCAGCCTGCTGGAACTGCACCAGGCCGCAACAGCCCTGATCGCCACGGGGCAAATTACTCCCTCAGAGGCGGATCAGTGGCTGGCCTTGGCGACCCAACTTCAGGCGGAATTTGATCAGCACCTGTGGGATGCCGATCATGGCGGATATTTCAACGCGGACGATCGCCCGGATTTAATCATTCGCGAGCGGAGCATCATCGACAACGCCACCCCCGCCGCCAACGGCACAGCCCTGGGCAACTTGGTGCGCCTGGCCCTGCTCACGGAAAATTTGACCTATCTCGATCGCGCTGAACAGGGCTTCCGCAGTTTCCATCGTTTCTTAGACGAGCACCCCCGCGCTTGTCCCAGTTTGCTGGCAGCCTTGGATCAGTTCCAGCGGCCCGTGCTGGTGCGGGCCAAGGCGGAAACCCTGACCCTCTTGGCCCAGCAATATTTGCCCACTACGGTTTTGCGGCTGGATCAGCAATTACCGCAAGGGGCGATCGCCCTGGTTTGCAAAGGGCTAACCTGCCTGCCTGCCGCCACGGATCAAGCTCAACTCTGGTCTTTGCTGAAGCAATGCCAGGGGTAG